In the Molothrus ater isolate BHLD 08-10-18 breed brown headed cowbird chromosome 26, BPBGC_Mater_1.1, whole genome shotgun sequence genome, one interval contains:
- the MICOS13 gene encoding MICOS complex subunit MIC13 has protein sequence MAARLLPAVKFLVKGGLAGAAVYVAYDQGLLGSGREGAEALKKAQETLPPAIQEWTDYLGWELPSTPKIDFSLSASWNKGVHTVMSALSAAPSRACEYTVEGWKYVKDLVK, from the exons atggcCGCCCGCCTGCTGCCCGCTGTCAA GTTTCTGGTCAAAGGaggcctggctggagctgctgtgtaCGTGGCATATgaccaggggctgctgggcagtggcagagaAGGTGCTGAAGCACTGAAGAAAGCTCAAGAAACGCTGCCTCCAGCTATCCAAGAGTGGACAGATTACCTGGGCTGGGAG CTCCCATCCACTCCAAAAATTgacttttccctctctgcttcctGGAATAAAG GAGTGCACACAGTCATGTCTGCCctgtctgcagctcccagcagggcctgtGAGTACACAGTGGAAGGCTGGAAATACGTGAAGGATCTTGTGAAATGA
- the HSD11B1L gene encoding hydroxysteroid 11-beta-dehydrogenase 1-like protein isoform X2, with amino-acid sequence MKPIGKVLCATGVVAGLIAFFWKDDFNPESLSGARVLVTGASAGIGEQIAYHYARFGAEIVLTARREAVLQKVMEKCLTLGAKKIFYIPADMSSPSEPDRVVQFAVQKLGGLDYLVLNHIGTNRFQEWAGDVEYTRWLLQVNFLSYVALATAALPTLEKNRGALVVVSSLTGKMPTPFTTSYSATKFALDGFFSSLRHELIMQNRDVAVTLCILGLIATESALENTRGKVLISASPAPEAALAIVRGGAARAHEIFYPPWLRQLCCLWALFPSSGNQVLRTFYNSSSA; translated from the exons ATGAAGCCAATTGGAAAAGTGCTTTGTGCTACAGGGGTTGTAGCTGGGCTCATAGCTTTCTTCTGGAAAGACGACTTTAACCCAG AGAGCCTGTCTGGTGCCCGTGTTCTCGTGACTGGAGCCAGTGCTGGGATTGGAGAGCAGATAGCATATCACTATGCCAGATTTGGAGCTGAAATTGTGTTGACTGCCAGGagggaagctgtgctgcagaag GTGATGGAGAAATGCCTGACACTCGgagcaaagaaaatattttacatccCTGCAGATATGTCCTCCCCTTCAGAGCCTGACAGGGTGGTTCAGTTTGCTGTCCAAAAGCTGG GGGGCCTGGATTACCTCGTGCTGAACCACATCGGCACCAACCGCTTCCAGGAGTGGGCTGGGGATGTGGAGTACACGCGCTGGCTCCTGCAG GTGAATTTTTTGAGTTATGTGGCTCTTGcaacagcagctcttcccaccCTGGAGAAGAACAGAGGTGCTCTGGTGGTTGTTTCTTCCCTCA caggGAAAATGCCCACTCCCTTCACCACTTCTTACTCTGCCACCAAGTTTGCTCTGGATGGATTCTTCAGCTCCCTGCGCCACGAGCTCATCATGCAGAACAGGGATGTGGCAGTCACCCTGTGCATCCTGGGCCTCATCGCCACTGAGTCAGCCCTGGAGAACAccag GGGCAAAGTTCTCATCAGCGCCTCCCCCGCTCCCGAGGCCGCGCTCGCCATCGTGCGGGGCGGAGCCGCTCGGGCGCACGAGATTTTCTACCCGCCGTGGCTGcggcagctctgctgcctctgggctCTGTTCCCCAGCAGCGGGAACCAGGTGCTGAGGACTTTCTACaactccagcagtgcctga
- the HSD11B1L gene encoding hydroxysteroid 11-beta-dehydrogenase 1-like protein isoform X1 — protein MKPIGKVLCATGVVAGLIAFFWKDDFNPESLSGARVLVTGASAGIGEQIAYHYARFGAEIVLTARREAVLQKVMEKCLTLGAKKIFYIPADMSSPSEPDRVVQFAVQKLGGLDYLVLNHIGTNRFQEWAGDVEYTRWLLQVRLPRSPAASVLPCSLRAPLQPPCSPAASLLPCSLCAPLQPPCSPAGSVLPCRLRAPLQPLCSPAASVLPCSLCAPLQPPCSPAASLLPCSLLAPLQPLCSPATSVLPCNLPAPLQPLCSPAASVLPCNLPAPLQPPCSPAGEFFELCGSCNSSSSHPGEEQRCSGGCFFPHRENAHSLHHFLLCHQVCSGWILQLPAPRAHHAEQGCGSHPVHPGPHRH, from the exons ATGAAGCCAATTGGAAAAGTGCTTTGTGCTACAGGGGTTGTAGCTGGGCTCATAGCTTTCTTCTGGAAAGACGACTTTAACCCAG AGAGCCTGTCTGGTGCCCGTGTTCTCGTGACTGGAGCCAGTGCTGGGATTGGAGAGCAGATAGCATATCACTATGCCAGATTTGGAGCTGAAATTGTGTTGACTGCCAGGagggaagctgtgctgcagaag GTGATGGAGAAATGCCTGACACTCGgagcaaagaaaatattttacatccCTGCAGATATGTCCTCCCCTTCAGAGCCTGACAGGGTGGTTCAGTTTGCTGTCCAAAAGCTGG GGGGCCTGGATTACCTCGTGCTGAACCACATCGGCACCAACCGCTTCCAGGAGTGGGCTGGGGATGTGGAGTACACGCGCTGGCTCCTGCAGGTGAGGCTTCCCCGCTCCCCTGCAGCCTCCGTGCTCCCCTGCAG cctccgtgctcccctgcagcctccctgctcccctgcagcctccctgctcccctgcagcctctgtgctccCCTGCAACCTCCGTGCTCCCCTGCAGGCTCCGTGCTCCCCTGCAGGCTCCgtgctcccctgcagcctctgtgctcccctgcagcctctgtgctcccctgcagcctctgtgctcccctgcagcctccatgctcccctgcagcctccttgctcccctgcagcctccttgctcccctgcagcctctgtgctccCCTGCAACCTCCGTGCTCCCCTGCAacctcccagctcccctgcagcctctgtgctcccctgcagcctctgtgctcccctgcaacctcccagctcccctgcagcctccGTGCTCCCCTGCAG GTGAATTTTTTGAGTTATGTGGCTCTTGcaacagcagctcttcccaccCTGGAGAAGAACAGAGGTGCTCTGGTGGTTGTTTCTTCCCTCA caggGAAAATGCCCACTCCCTTCACCACTTCTTACTCTGCCACCAAGTTTGCTCTGGATGGATTCTTCAGCTCCCTGCGCCACGAGCTCATCATGCAGAACAGGGATGTGGCAGTCACCCTGTGCATCCTGGGCCTCATCGCCACTGA
- the HSD11B1L gene encoding hydroxysteroid 11-beta-dehydrogenase 1-like protein isoform X3, translating to MKPIGKVLCATGVVAGLIAFFWKDDFNPESLSGARVLVTGASAGIGEQIAYHYARFGAEIVLTARREAVLQKVMEKCLTLGAKKIFYIPADMSSPSEPDRVVQFAVQKLGGLDYLVLNHIGTNRFQEWAGDVEYTRWLLQVNFLSYVALATAALPTLEKNRGALVVVSSLTAW from the exons ATGAAGCCAATTGGAAAAGTGCTTTGTGCTACAGGGGTTGTAGCTGGGCTCATAGCTTTCTTCTGGAAAGACGACTTTAACCCAG AGAGCCTGTCTGGTGCCCGTGTTCTCGTGACTGGAGCCAGTGCTGGGATTGGAGAGCAGATAGCATATCACTATGCCAGATTTGGAGCTGAAATTGTGTTGACTGCCAGGagggaagctgtgctgcagaag GTGATGGAGAAATGCCTGACACTCGgagcaaagaaaatattttacatccCTGCAGATATGTCCTCCCCTTCAGAGCCTGACAGGGTGGTTCAGTTTGCTGTCCAAAAGCTGG GGGGCCTGGATTACCTCGTGCTGAACCACATCGGCACCAACCGCTTCCAGGAGTGGGCTGGGGATGTGGAGTACACGCGCTGGCTCCTGCAG GTGAATTTTTTGAGTTATGTGGCTCTTGcaacagcagctcttcccaccCTGGAGAAGAACAGAGGTGCTCTGGTGGTTGTTTCTTCCCTCACAGCTTGGTGA